One genomic region from Croceicoccus sp. YJ47 encodes:
- the aroB gene encoding 3-dehydroquinate synthase: MTHETVRVELGAGSAKDRSYPVLVGDGLIANMAELAGPLLRKPSVPIVTDANVARLYRGAVDAALQATGKDARWLVLPPGEATKDWAHLAKVSDFFLTEGVERGDHVIALGGGVIGDLTGFAAAILKRGCGFIQIPTSLLAQVDSSVGGKTAINTPVGKNLVGAFHQPALVLADIGALATLPMRELRAGYAEVVKYGLIDDPDFFGWCETNGPALLAGDAALRRHAVTCSVAAKARVVAADERELSGTRALLNLGHTFGHALEAETGYSDRLLHGEAVALGMVLAARYSVRSGHMGADDADRIAAHFAACGMMAELSDLGLSCSGRRLADHMLHDKKMDAGTLPFVLMRGIGAAFLDRAVDIDDIAAFMGEQLA; encoded by the coding sequence ATGACGCATGAAACCGTCCGCGTGGAACTGGGCGCCGGATCGGCAAAGGACCGCAGCTATCCCGTGCTCGTCGGTGACGGGCTGATCGCGAATATGGCGGAATTGGCCGGGCCGTTGCTGCGCAAGCCGTCGGTGCCGATCGTGACCGATGCGAATGTTGCGCGCCTGTATCGCGGCGCCGTGGACGCGGCATTGCAGGCCACGGGGAAAGACGCGCGCTGGCTCGTCCTGCCGCCGGGCGAGGCGACGAAGGACTGGGCTCACCTCGCGAAGGTCAGCGATTTCTTCCTGACCGAGGGGGTCGAGCGGGGCGACCATGTCATTGCGCTGGGCGGCGGGGTCATCGGCGATCTCACCGGCTTTGCCGCCGCCATATTGAAGCGCGGATGCGGTTTCATCCAGATTCCGACGAGCCTGCTCGCCCAGGTGGACAGCAGCGTCGGCGGAAAGACCGCGATCAATACGCCTGTGGGCAAGAATCTCGTCGGGGCCTTTCACCAACCCGCGCTGGTGCTCGCCGACATCGGGGCGCTTGCCACGCTGCCGATGCGCGAATTGCGCGCAGGCTATGCCGAGGTCGTGAAATACGGGCTGATCGACGACCCGGATTTTTTTGGATGGTGCGAAACGAACGGCCCGGCCCTGCTTGCCGGCGATGCGGCTCTGCGCCGCCATGCGGTCACATGTTCCGTCGCGGCAAAGGCCCGCGTGGTCGCCGCGGACGAACGGGAATTGAGCGGGACGCGCGCCCTTCTCAATCTCGGCCATACGTTCGGCCACGCACTGGAGGCGGAAACGGGATATTCCGACCGGCTCCTGCATGGGGAGGCGGTGGCGCTGGGCATGGTGCTCGCCGCGCGCTATTCCGTGCGCAGCGGTCACATGGGCGCGGACGATGCCGACCGTATCGCCGCGCATTTCGCGGCCTGCGGGATGATGGCGGAACTGTCCGATCTCGGCCTGTCGTGCAGCGGGCGGCGGCTCGCCGATCACATGCTCCATGACAAGAAGATGGATGCGGGCACGCTGCCCTTCGTCCTGATGCGCGGGATCGGTGCGGCCTTCCTCGACCGGGCGGTCGACATCGACGACATCGCCGCCTTCATGGGCGAGCAGCTGGCCTAA
- a CDS encoding shikimate kinase, protein MDHAHDNSDHDDHDGAAGPPMPSAAAMDALITRIDRPIVLVGLMGVGKSTVGRKLAQVLATPFVDADDAITAAAQMPIPDIFDQYGEAHFRDGERRVIARLIEENSGRAAVIATGGGAFADDETRSLILDRAIAVWLDARIEVLAERVGRKQTRPLLIGRDPHEVLAELMAKRGPAYAQAPIRIVSDQGPHAHSVARILAALMEYVT, encoded by the coding sequence ATGGATCACGCGCATGACAATTCGGACCATGATGACCATGACGGCGCGGCGGGGCCGCCGATGCCGTCCGCCGCCGCGATGGATGCCCTTATCACGCGGATCGATCGCCCCATCGTGCTGGTCGGGCTCATGGGTGTGGGCAAGTCCACCGTCGGGCGAAAGCTCGCGCAGGTGCTCGCCACCCCGTTCGTCGATGCGGACGATGCCATCACGGCGGCGGCGCAAATGCCGATCCCCGACATTTTCGACCAGTATGGCGAGGCGCATTTCCGCGATGGCGAGCGCCGGGTGATCGCGCGTCTGATCGAGGAAAACAGCGGCCGGGCCGCCGTCATCGCGACCGGCGGCGGTGCCTTCGCCGATGACGAAACGCGCAGCCTCATCCTCGATCGTGCGATTGCCGTGTGGCTCGACGCGCGGATCGAGGTGCTGGCCGAGCGGGTCGGGCGCAAGCAGACGCGCCCGCTGCTCATCGGGCGCGACCCGCACGAAGTATTGGCCGAGTTGATGGCGAAACGCGGCCCCGCCTATGCGCAGGCGCCCATCCGCATCGTCAGCGACCAGGGACCGCACGCGCATAGCGTGGCGCGCATCCTGGCGGCATTGATGGAGTATGTGACATGA
- a CDS encoding tyrosine recombinase, which produces MSDGSAGESARADRAAIDAFLEMAAVDRGAAANTIAAYRRDLDAARDALPSLLRAGPDDLAALGPQWSALAPSSVARRCSALRQFYGFLIDSHMRDDDPSGALPKPATRRPLPRILSHAEVEALLTRAEEEAAEARPAALRMLALLELLYGSGLRATELVSLPLSAVPRDAPLLTIKGKGGQERLVPVSGRARAALSDWMAVRGAGRDAGSRYLFPSRGSHISRVRLFQMLRELATRAGIAPESVSPHVLRHAFATHLLEGGADLRVLQSLLGHADIATTQIYTHVDAGRLVALVNARHPLARRGGNASDTS; this is translated from the coding sequence GTGAGCGATGGAAGTGCCGGCGAAAGCGCGCGCGCCGACCGTGCGGCGATCGACGCGTTTCTCGAAATGGCGGCGGTGGACCGGGGGGCGGCGGCCAATACCATTGCCGCCTATCGCCGCGATCTCGATGCCGCGCGCGATGCGTTGCCCTCGCTGCTTCGCGCCGGGCCGGACGATCTGGCCGCGCTCGGCCCGCAATGGTCCGCCCTTGCGCCGTCGAGCGTGGCGCGGCGTTGTTCCGCCCTCCGGCAGTTTTATGGCTTTCTGATCGATTCGCACATGCGGGACGACGATCCCTCGGGCGCTCTGCCGAAACCGGCGACGCGGCGCCCGCTCCCGCGGATATTGTCCCATGCGGAGGTGGAGGCGCTGCTGACCCGCGCGGAGGAGGAGGCGGCGGAGGCAAGGCCCGCCGCACTGCGCATGCTGGCGCTTCTGGAATTGCTCTACGGGTCCGGCCTGCGCGCGACGGAGCTTGTGTCGCTGCCGCTGAGCGCGGTGCCGCGCGATGCGCCGCTGCTCACCATCAAGGGGAAGGGCGGTCAGGAACGGCTCGTGCCCGTGAGCGGGCGGGCGCGGGCGGCGCTCTCCGACTGGATGGCGGTGCGCGGGGCGGGGCGCGATGCGGGCTCGCGCTACCTCTTTCCCTCGCGCGGCTCTCATATAAGCCGGGTCCGCCTGTTTCAGATGCTGCGCGAACTGGCCACGCGGGCGGGGATCGCGCCCGAATCGGTCAGCCCGCACGTGCTCCGCCATGCCTTCGCGACGCATCTGCTCGAGGGCGGGGCCGACCTGCGCGTGTTGCAGAGCCTGCTCGGCCATGCCGATATCGCGACGACGCAAATCTACACCCATGTCGATGCGGGGCGGCTCGTCGCGCTCGTCAATGCGCGCCATCCTTTGGCGCGGCGGGGTGGGAATGCGTCGGATACGAGTTGA
- a CDS encoding acetyl-CoA carboxylase carboxyltransferase subunit alpha → MISYLEFEKPLAELERRIAELRETAEKADVAGEMDGDIAKLQAKADAQRAAIYRNLTPWQKTQVARHPARPHFGDYVAHAFTDFVPLAGDRAFGDDRAIMGGFATMGNRRVMLIGHEKGNDTQSRLRHNFGMGKPEGYRKAIRLMELAGRFGLPVVTLVDTSGAFPGVEAEERGQAEAIARATEACLNLPVPMVAAIVGEGGSGGAVALAAAERVLMMEHAVYSVISPEGCASILWRTNEKAPEAAEAMKVTAQDLRRFQVIDRIVAEPLGGAHRDPAAASQNLADAIEQELSVLSRLDSATLQRQRADRFIAIGSIGS, encoded by the coding sequence ATGATTAGCTATCTCGAATTTGAAAAGCCGCTTGCCGAGCTGGAACGGCGGATCGCCGAATTGCGCGAAACTGCCGAAAAGGCGGATGTCGCCGGGGAAATGGACGGCGACATCGCCAAGCTGCAGGCCAAGGCCGATGCGCAGCGCGCCGCGATCTATCGCAACCTGACCCCGTGGCAGAAGACGCAGGTCGCCCGCCATCCGGCCCGCCCGCATTTCGGCGATTACGTCGCCCATGCCTTCACCGATTTCGTGCCGCTCGCCGGTGACCGTGCGTTTGGCGACGACCGGGCGATCATGGGCGGTTTCGCGACGATGGGCAACCGGCGCGTCATGCTGATCGGGCATGAAAAGGGCAACGATACGCAAAGCCGGCTCCGCCACAATTTTGGCATGGGCAAGCCGGAAGGCTATCGCAAGGCAATCCGCCTGATGGAACTCGCCGGGCGGTTCGGCCTTCCGGTGGTCACGCTCGTCGATACGAGCGGGGCGTTTCCGGGCGTCGAGGCGGAAGAGCGCGGCCAGGCCGAGGCGATCGCCCGCGCGACGGAGGCCTGCCTCAATCTCCCGGTGCCGATGGTCGCCGCGATCGTGGGCGAGGGCGGATCGGGCGGTGCGGTGGCGCTGGCCGCGGCGGAGCGCGTGCTCATGATGGAACATGCGGTCTATTCCGTGATCTCGCCCGAGGGGTGCGCCTCCATCCTGTGGCGCACCAACGAAAAGGCGCCCGAAGCGGCCGAGGCGATGAAGGTCACGGCGCAGGATCTCCGCCGGTTTCAGGTCATCGACCGCATCGTGGCAGAACCGCTCGGCGGGGCGCATCGCGATCCTGCGGCGGCGTCGCAAAATCTGGCGGACGCGATCGAGCAGGAGCTTTCCGTGCTGTCGCGGCTCGACTCCGCAACCTTGCAGCGTCAGCGTGCGGACCGTTTCATTGCGATCGGATCGATCGGGTCATAA
- a CDS encoding M48 family metalloprotease encodes MPNRPATPFPTFLRKVRLTAFASVGALALSGCAGTTTPPVVPGQAQAITPEEKQQGAQAHPQLVAEFGGSYEGPGAGYVQQVGQNIATQSGLANAQSAYTVTLLNSPVNNAFAIPGGYIYTTRQLVGLIDNEAELAAVLGHEVGHVAARHSQSRQKAAQQNSILGVLGSVLSGVLLGNSALGQIGQQVAQTGSQLLTLGYSRSQERQADDLGVAYLSGAGYDPRAMSTVLRSLAEQNALDARLTGRGDTNVPEWASTHPDPASRVNEALAEAQGMPGNVTNRDVFLSRINGMMYGDDPKQGVVNGSTFIHPVFGFQFRAPDGYFMVNGTQAVTITGQTGKAQLTTRPYGNNLESYIRAAFADLTPQGQQNIVPQAIQRTTVNGIEAAYGQARVNNGQSNVEVTVFAYEFSNDQAFHFLTITPVGQTATFNPMFNSMRRISSAEANAVKARKVSVVTVKSGDTIRSLANRMAYDNAQLERFLVLNSLDPNATLRAGEKVKIVTY; translated from the coding sequence ATGCCGAACCGCCCCGCCACCCCTTTTCCCACGTTTCTTCGCAAGGTGCGGCTGACCGCGTTTGCATCCGTCGGTGCGCTGGCCTTGTCGGGCTGTGCGGGGACGACCACGCCGCCGGTGGTGCCGGGACAGGCGCAAGCGATCACGCCGGAAGAAAAGCAGCAGGGCGCACAGGCGCACCCGCAGCTCGTGGCCGAGTTCGGCGGTTCCTACGAAGGGCCGGGCGCCGGTTATGTGCAGCAGGTCGGCCAGAATATCGCCACGCAATCCGGGCTCGCCAACGCGCAGAGCGCCTATACGGTGACGCTGCTCAATTCGCCGGTGAACAACGCTTTCGCCATTCCCGGCGGCTACATCTACACCACGCGTCAGCTTGTCGGGCTCATCGACAATGAGGCGGAACTTGCCGCCGTGCTGGGTCACGAGGTCGGCCACGTGGCGGCCCGCCATTCGCAGTCGCGACAGAAAGCGGCGCAGCAGAACTCGATCCTCGGCGTGCTGGGCTCCGTGCTTTCGGGCGTGCTGCTCGGCAATAGCGCGCTTGGACAGATCGGGCAGCAGGTCGCGCAGACCGGCAGCCAGCTGCTCACCCTCGGCTATTCGCGGAGCCAGGAGCGTCAGGCCGACGATCTCGGTGTCGCCTATCTGTCGGGGGCGGGTTACGATCCGCGCGCGATGAGCACCGTGCTGCGCAGCCTGGCCGAGCAGAACGCGCTCGATGCGCGGTTGACGGGCCGGGGCGACACCAACGTTCCCGAATGGGCCTCGACTCACCCCGATCCGGCGAGCCGCGTGAACGAGGCGCTGGCCGAGGCGCAGGGCATGCCCGGCAATGTCACCAATCGCGACGTTTTCCTCAGCCGTATCAACGGCATGATGTATGGCGACGACCCGAAGCAGGGCGTGGTGAACGGCTCCACCTTCATCCACCCGGTGTTCGGTTTTCAGTTTCGTGCCCCCGACGGGTATTTCATGGTGAACGGCACGCAAGCCGTCACCATAACCGGACAGACGGGCAAGGCGCAGCTCACCACGCGGCCTTATGGCAATAATCTCGAAAGCTACATCCGCGCAGCGTTCGCCGATCTCACCCCGCAAGGGCAGCAGAACATCGTGCCGCAGGCGATACAGCGCACCACGGTGAACGGAATCGAGGCCGCCTATGGCCAGGCGCGCGTGAACAACGGACAGTCGAATGTCGAGGTGACCGTTTTCGCCTATGAATTTTCGAACGATCAGGCGTTTCACTTCCTGACCATCACGCCGGTGGGTCAGACAGCGACGTTCAATCCGATGTTCAATTCGATGCGCCGCATCTCCTCGGCCGAGGCCAATGCCGTGAAGGCGCGCAAGGTCAGCGTCGTGACGGTGAAATCGGGCGACACCATTCGTTCGCTCGCCAACCGGATGGCGTATGACAATGCGCAGCTCGAACGGTTCCTGGTGCTCAACTCGCTCGACCCGAATGCGACGCTGCGCGCAGGCGAGAAGGTGAAGATCGTCACCTACTGA
- a CDS encoding Flp family type IVb pilin, producing the protein MKLFHQIIKDESGATAIEYGLIAALIAVACIGALTTLSGSLQGTFTTVGTKLGGDAGAGADAGADAGADAGADAGAEGGV; encoded by the coding sequence ATGAAGCTTTTCCACCAGATCATCAAAGACGAATCCGGCGCGACCGCCATCGAATACGGCCTGATCGCCGCCCTCATCGCCGTGGCATGCATCGGCGCGCTCACCACGCTGAGCGGTAGCCTGCAGGGCACGTTCACGACCGTCGGAACCAAGCTGGGCGGCGACGCCGGTGCTGGCGCGGACGCCGGTGCGGATGCTGGCGCAGACGCCGGTGCGGATGCTGGCGCGGAAGGCGGCGTCTAA
- a CDS encoding Flp family type IVb pilin, with product MTSWIKAIWHDESAATAVEYGLIAAVLVIGLIGSLVFFASSTIGMWDGVSTRTQNAVEKKN from the coding sequence ATGACCAGCTGGATCAAGGCAATTTGGCACGATGAAAGCGCCGCCACCGCCGTGGAATACGGCCTGATCGCGGCGGTGCTCGTGATCGGACTCATCGGTTCGCTGGTTTTCTTCGCGTCCAGCACGATTGGCATGTGGGACGGCGTATCGACCCGGACTCAAAACGCCGTGGAAAAGAAGAATTAA
- a CDS encoding (deoxy)nucleoside triphosphate pyrophosphohydrolase, with protein sequence MAPIIVVAGALIGPDGRIAMHRRPEDKHHGGLWEFPGGKVDPGEQPDHALARELHEELAILVAPDDCVPSGFVSSRQGGPGGGGILLLLYACRRWSGTPDPQEGGALRWTAADMLDTLDLAPLDRELLRFRGFLGG encoded by the coding sequence ATGGCACCGATCATTGTCGTCGCCGGCGCGCTGATCGGTCCGGACGGGCGGATCGCGATGCACAGGCGGCCCGAGGACAAGCATCATGGCGGTCTCTGGGAGTTTCCCGGCGGGAAGGTCGATCCGGGCGAGCAGCCGGACCATGCGCTCGCCCGCGAATTGCACGAGGAACTGGCGATTCTCGTCGCACCGGACGATTGCGTGCCGTCGGGGTTCGTATCCTCGCGCCAGGGCGGGCCGGGCGGCGGGGGAATCTTGCTTCTCCTTTATGCCTGCCGGCGCTGGTCGGGGACGCCGGATCCGCAGGAAGGCGGAGCCCTGCGATGGACGGCGGCGGACATGCTGGACACGCTCGATCTCGCGCCGCTCGACCGGGAACTGCTGCGATTTCGCGGATTTCTCGGCGGTTAA
- a CDS encoding hemerythrin domain-containing protein produces MAQFTREVKSHAAAEEQALYSTMLRKPETTGETRHSVAEHHEIEEMLNDLAATDMSSSAWLSKFKDLRHDYEHHIDEEEDDHFPDFAKYLTEDDIAHMRSVFDRRKEAEKDHAEVTPEKMEDAKE; encoded by the coding sequence CTGGCGCAGTTCACGCGCGAGGTGAAAAGCCACGCCGCCGCCGAGGAGCAGGCGCTGTACTCCACCATGTTGCGCAAGCCTGAAACGACGGGCGAAACCCGCCATTCGGTCGCGGAGCATCACGAGATCGAGGAAATGCTCAACGATCTGGCCGCGACGGACATGTCGTCGAGCGCGTGGCTGTCCAAATTCAAGGATCTGCGTCACGATTACGAACACCACATCGACGAGGAAGAGGACGATCACTTCCCCGATTTCGCGAAATATCTGACCGAGGACGACATCGCGCACATGCGGTCCGTGTTCGACCGCCGCAAGGAAGCGGAAAAGGACCACGCCGAAGTCACGCCCGAAAAGATGGAAGACGCCAAGGAGTGA
- a CDS encoding phospholipase D-like domain-containing protein yields MSTPLDSPGDITRQEDLQATGEERASPAVWRYDRATRATVIVDAADYFQCMQQAMMNAKKRILLIGWDFDTRIALGRGRRWYQIFGRDRPPRRLGRFVVWLANRNPDLEIRVLKWDFGAIKMFFRGSMLADIWRWYRHDRIEFKFDSMHPFGCSHHQKIVVIDDTVAVCGGIDMTADRWDTRDHIDRDPRRRQPGGRKYPPWHDMTMMVEGDIVRALEDLALTRWRLAGGHELRPVEAQSQTAWPEGLEPDFEDVELGVSRTRAQYGDIEEIREIEALFVELIGRAKNFIYAESQYFASRKIAEAICRRMQEDDPPEIVIVNPVTAEGWLEQQAMDTARARLIETIGRNDPGNRFQLYVHTDKGTPIYVHAKLMIVDDEVLKIGSANMNNRSLGLDSECDLLLDTARAPNRTQGDNIRKLRYSLLAEHLGIPEGEIGGLLEKYGSMRALIREHSQPGRSLRLFELKELTDVEKTLADEEWLDPESPADMFEPMSKRKGLFRRLRRPK; encoded by the coding sequence GTGAGCACACCGCTGGACTCGCCGGGGGACATCACCCGTCAGGAGGATTTGCAGGCGACGGGGGAGGAAAGGGCCTCTCCCGCCGTCTGGCGTTATGACCGGGCGACGCGCGCGACCGTGATCGTCGACGCGGCCGATTATTTTCAGTGCATGCAGCAGGCGATGATGAACGCGAAGAAGCGCATCCTGCTGATCGGATGGGACTTCGACACGCGCATCGCGCTTGGCCGCGGGCGCCGCTGGTATCAGATTTTCGGGCGCGACCGGCCGCCACGGCGATTGGGCCGGTTTGTCGTGTGGCTCGCCAATCGCAATCCCGATCTCGAAATTCGCGTGCTGAAATGGGATTTCGGCGCGATCAAGATGTTTTTCCGCGGTTCGATGCTGGCCGATATATGGCGCTGGTATCGGCATGACCGGATCGAGTTCAAGTTCGATTCGATGCATCCCTTCGGCTGCTCCCATCATCAGAAGATCGTCGTGATCGACGATACCGTTGCCGTGTGCGGCGGCATCGACATGACGGCGGATCGGTGGGACACGCGCGATCATATCGACCGCGACCCGCGCCGCCGCCAACCGGGCGGGCGGAAATATCCCCCATGGCACGACATGACGATGATGGTCGAAGGCGACATCGTGCGGGCGCTGGAAGATCTGGCGCTGACCCGGTGGAGGCTTGCGGGCGGGCACGAGCTTCGCCCCGTCGAGGCGCAGTCGCAGACCGCGTGGCCGGAGGGTCTGGAACCCGATTTCGAGGATGTCGAACTCGGCGTGTCGCGCACCCGCGCGCAATATGGCGACATCGAGGAAATCCGCGAGATCGAGGCGCTTTTCGTCGAGCTGATCGGCCGGGCCAAGAATTTCATCTATGCCGAGAGCCAGTATTTCGCATCGCGCAAGATTGCCGAAGCGATCTGCCGGCGCATGCAGGAGGATGACCCGCCGGAGATCGTCATCGTCAACCCGGTGACCGCCGAGGGCTGGCTCGAGCAGCAGGCGATGGATACCGCCCGTGCGCGCCTGATCGAGACGATCGGCCGGAACGATCCCGGCAACCGCTTCCAGCTCTATGTGCACACGGACAAGGGCACGCCCATCTATGTGCATGCCAAGCTGATGATCGTGGACGACGAGGTGCTGAAAATCGGGTCGGCGAACATGAACAATCGTTCGCTCGGGCTCGACAGCGAATGCGACCTGCTGCTCGATACGGCGCGCGCGCCCAATCGCACGCAGGGGGACAATATTCGCAAGCTACGCTATTCGCTGCTCGCCGAACATCTCGGCATTCCCGAGGGCGAGATCGGCGGATTGCTGGAGAAATACGGATCCATGCGCGCGCTGATCCGCGAACATTCCCAACCGGGGCGTAGCCTCCGCCTGTTCGAGCTCAAGGAGCTGACCGACGTCGAAAAGACGCTGGCCGACGAGGAATGGCTGGACCCCGAAAGCCCGGCGGATATGTTCGAACCGATGAGCAAGCGCAAGGGATTGTTCCGCCGCCTGCGCCGCCCGAAATAA